The following coding sequences are from one Humulus lupulus chromosome X, drHumLupu1.1, whole genome shotgun sequence window:
- the LOC133805377 gene encoding chlorophyllide a oxygenase, chloroplastic, with translation MNAIATAAALSLPISLCRSFNLKYRKGVKAGFRVFAVLEEEAWVEKKSAWGPLFDVEDPRSKFPQSKGKFLDVNQALEVARFDIQYCDWRARQDVLTIMLLHEKVVEVLNPLARDYKSIGTMKKELAELQDELSQAHTQVHISEARVATALNKLAYMEELVNDKLLQDRKTTTKEPEPTTPSPSFSSESSNAVKRRPRKSLNVSGPIQPYHSNLKNFWYPVAFSTDLKDDTMIPIDCFEEPWVVFRGEDGKPGCVQNTCAHRACPLHLGSVNEGRIQCPYHGWEYSTDGKCKKMPSTRLLNVKIKSLPCFEKEGMIWVWPGSDPPSPNLPSLKPPPGFQVHAEIVMELPVEHGLLLDNLLDLAHAPFTHTSTFAKGWTVPSLVKFLTPASGLQGYWDPYPIDMEFRPPCMVLSTIGISKPGKLEGQNTQQCATHLHQLHVCLPSSREKTRLLYRMSLDFAPMLKHVPFIDHLWKHFAEQVLNEDLRLVLGQQERMIGGANVWNWPVSYDKLGVRYRVWRDAVERGAKQLPFTKPM, from the exons ATGAACGCCATAGCTACAGCTGCAGCTCTCTCTTTGCCAATCTCCCTCTGTAGATCATTTAACCTTAAATACAGAAAG GGTGTAAAAGCAGGGTTCAGGGTGTTTGCTGTGTTGGAGGAGGAAGCATGGGTGGAGAAGAAGAGTGCTTGGGGTCCTCTTTTCGACGTGGAGGATCCAAGATCCAAGTTTCCTCAGAGCAAAGGCAAGTTCTTAGATGTAAATCAGGCACTTGAAGTGGCTAGGTTTGATATTCAGTACTGTGATTGGCGTGCTCGGCAAGATGTTCTGACAATCATGCTTCTTCATGAGAAG GTCGTGGAAGTTTTGAATCCTTTAGCTCGTGATTATAAGTCTATTGGGACCATGAAGAAGGAGCTAGCGGAGTTGCAAGATGAACTATCACAAGCTCATACACAG GTGCATATATCTGAAGCAAGGGTTGCCACTGCTTTAAATAAACTAGCTTACATGGAAGAGTTGGTGAATGATAAGCTATTACAAGACAGAAAAACAACCACTAAGGAGCCTGAGCCAACAACCCCTTCTCCAAGTTTTTCCTCAGAATCTTCAAATGCTGTAAAGAGAAGACCTCGAAAAAGCTTGAATGTTTCAGGTCCCATTCAACCTTACCATTCTAACTTGAAGAACTTCTGGTACCCTGTTGCCTTTTCCACTGACCTTAAGGATGATACCATG ATTCCTATTGACTGTTTTGAAGAACCCTGGGTAGTCTTTCGCGGAGAAGACGGAAAACCCGGATGTGTCCAGAACACCTGCGCACACAGAGCATGCCCTCTTCACCTTGGCTCAGTAAATGAGGGTCGTATCCAATGTCCATACCATG GGTGGGAGTACTCAACAGATGGTAAGTGTAAGAAAATGCCATCTACTAGATTACTTAACGTGAAAATCAAGTCTTTGCCATGTTTCGAGAAGGAAGGGATGATTTGGGTTTGGCCTGGCAGTGATCCTCCCTCTCCCAACCTTCCTTCCTTAAAACCTCCTCCAGGATTTCAAGTCCATGCAGAG ATAGTCATGGAACTTCCGGTTGAACATGGGCTACTTTTAGATAACCTTTTGGATCTTGCTCATGCTCCTTTCACTCACACATCCACCTTTGCAAAAGGATGGACCGTCCCCAG CTTGGTGAAATTCTTGACACCTGCATCTGGCCTCCAAGGATATTGGGACCCGTATCCAATAGATATGGAGTTTAGACCACCTTGTATGGTACTCTCAACTATTGGAATCTCTAAGCCTGGGAAGCTGGAAGGACAGAATACACAGCAATGCGCCACACATCTTCACCAACTTCATGTCTGCTTACCTTCATCAAGAGAGAAGACCAGACTACTATACCGAATGTCGCTAGATTTTGCTCCAATGCTTAAACACGTTCCTTTTATCGACCATCTATGGAAGCATTTTGCGGAACAG GTTTTGAATGAGGATCTGAGGCTTGTACTCGGACAACAGGAGAGAATGATCGGTGGCGCAAATGTATGGAATTGGCCAGTGTCATATGACAAACTAGGGGTTAGATATAGGGTATGGAGAGATGCAGTGGAAAGAGGAGCCAAACAATTGCCTTTCACCAAACCGatgtaa